A single window of Bradyrhizobium daqingense DNA harbors:
- a CDS encoding ATP phosphoribosyltransferase regulatory subunit yields MTTTATSNAAGSAAWADTLLLSFAQAGYVRAEPAILQPAEPFLDLSGEDIRKSLYLTTDLSGEELCLRPDLTIPVARDYLASTRAGQPAGFSYLGPVFRYRSGQASEFLQAGIESFGRQDRAAADAEMLALALEATAAFGVNDVEIRTGDVALFNALLDALDLYPVWRRRLIKDFNRKISLEQDLERLAAATTATRSEYEGVLAALAGSDRKAALAFVTDLMSIAGTTNVGGRTTAEIADRFLEQSTLKGGALPREAITVLKRFLSISGNPDDAVAELRALTADAKLDLTAAIDQFESRVGFLAARGIDVKLARFSTAFGRGLDYYTGFEFELHHTGNGAEPLVAGGRYDGLMTQLGSVEPIPAVGFSVWVDALTRIGRKVGA; encoded by the coding sequence ATGACCACGACTGCCACCTCAAATGCTGCCGGCTCCGCCGCCTGGGCGGATACGCTGCTCTTGTCGTTCGCGCAGGCGGGGTATGTCAGGGCGGAGCCTGCGATCCTGCAGCCGGCCGAGCCGTTCCTCGACCTCTCCGGCGAAGATATCCGCAAGAGCCTCTACCTGACCACGGACCTCTCCGGCGAGGAACTCTGCCTGCGTCCGGACCTGACCATTCCCGTGGCGCGCGATTACCTCGCCTCAACCCGCGCCGGCCAGCCGGCCGGGTTCAGCTATCTCGGTCCGGTGTTTCGTTACCGTAGCGGCCAAGCCAGCGAATTCCTCCAGGCCGGCATCGAATCCTTCGGCCGCCAGGACCGCGCCGCGGCGGACGCCGAGATGCTGGCGCTGGCGCTCGAAGCGACTGCCGCCTTCGGCGTCAACGACGTCGAGATCCGCACCGGCGATGTCGCGCTGTTCAATGCCCTGCTCGACGCGCTCGATCTCTATCCAGTCTGGCGCCGCCGCCTGATCAAGGATTTCAACCGCAAGATCAGCCTGGAGCAGGATCTGGAGCGCCTGGCGGCCGCGACCACCGCAACCCGCAGCGAATATGAGGGCGTGCTCGCCGCGCTCGCCGGCTCCGATCGCAAGGCGGCGCTGGCCTTCGTCACCGATCTGATGTCGATCGCCGGCACCACCAATGTCGGCGGCCGCACCACGGCCGAGATCGCCGACCGCTTCCTCGAGCAATCGACCCTCAAGGGCGGCGCGCTGCCGCGCGAGGCGATCACCGTGCTCAAGCGCTTCCTGTCGATATCGGGCAATCCCGACGACGCCGTCGCGGAGCTGCGCGCACTCACCGCTGACGCCAAGCTCGATCTCACCGCCGCGATCGACCAGTTCGAGAGCCGGGTCGGCTTCTTGGCGGCACGCGGCATCGACGTGAAGCTGGCGCGCTTTTCTACCGCGTTCGGACGTGGGCTCGACTATTACACCGGCTTCGAATTCGAGCTGCACCACACGGGCAATGGTGCAGAGCCGCTGGTCGCCGGGGGCCGCTATGACGGACTGATGACCCAGCTCGGATCAGTCGAGCCGATCCCCGCGGTCGGCTTCTCGGTCTGGGTGGACGCGCTGACCAGGATCGGCCGCAAGGTGGGAGCTTAA
- a CDS encoding ChbG/HpnK family deacetylase, with translation MNAAAGLRRIWLCADDYGMSPGVNRAIRDLIERGRLNATSVMMVGPAIGRGEIEALDAAAKSSPRCAIGLHVTLSAPFRPLTMHFRPLDGDMFMPFPKLLRAGLTRRLDREFIRNEVKAQLTAFMEAFGRAPDFVDGHQHVQLFPQVRDGFVDAVSDGAPRAWVRQGGRNLPLTQRLASPKALLLDILSAPFRRRAGAAGLSFNPAFAGAYDFTRTTDFGTSMRQFLEDLPDGGLVMCHPGFVDDVLVGLDPMTEVREREHAYLAGDAFPRLLADSGVTLV, from the coding sequence ATGAATGCGGCCGCAGGCCTGCGGCGAATCTGGCTCTGCGCCGACGATTACGGCATGAGCCCGGGCGTCAACCGCGCCATCCGCGACCTGATCGAACGCGGCCGCCTCAACGCGACCTCGGTGATGATGGTGGGACCTGCGATCGGGCGCGGCGAGATCGAGGCGCTGGACGCGGCAGCCAAGTCGAGCCCGCGCTGCGCGATAGGATTGCACGTGACGCTGTCGGCGCCGTTTCGGCCGCTGACCATGCACTTCCGTCCTCTGGACGGCGACATGTTCATGCCGTTTCCAAAACTGCTGCGCGCCGGCTTGACGCGGCGGCTCGACCGCGAATTCATCCGCAACGAGGTGAAGGCGCAGCTGACCGCCTTCATGGAAGCATTCGGACGCGCGCCCGACTTCGTCGACGGACACCAGCATGTGCAGCTCTTTCCGCAAGTGCGCGACGGCTTCGTCGATGCCGTCAGCGACGGCGCGCCACGGGCCTGGGTGCGCCAGGGCGGGCGCAATCTGCCACTCACACAGAGGCTGGCCTCACCAAAGGCGCTGTTGCTCGACATCCTCAGCGCGCCGTTCCGCCGCCGCGCCGGCGCTGCCGGCCTCAGCTTCAATCCGGCCTTCGCCGGCGCTTACGACTTCACGCGGACGACCGACTTCGGCACGTCGATGCGGCAATTCCTCGAAGACCTGCCGGACGGCGGTCTCGTGATGTGCCACCCCGGCTTCGTCGACGATGTCCTCGTCGGCCTCGACCCGATGACGGAGGTTCGCGAACGCGAGCACGCCTATCTCGCCGGCGATGCCTTCCCACGTCTGTTGGCAGACAGTGGCGTCACGCTCGTGTGA
- a CDS encoding DUF6101 family protein translates to MRRQTATCGVAPAGSSRSLRLDPLSLPVRFDAHDPRADGHVRQIELHRERVVLRRAVHGMQMAINVRVSDFTGVALRGNDEGQALVLVHRDPSLSVPLLVGADGNELTEAWAIWSEIFALPQLDEGARKPAPRRRRANAIRARRPKFLMRRRTAMARELTVHREREIIARN, encoded by the coding sequence GTGAGGCGTCAAACAGCAACATGCGGGGTCGCTCCCGCCGGGTCGAGCCGCTCCCTGCGGCTCGACCCTCTTTCCCTTCCGGTCCGCTTCGATGCGCACGATCCGCGCGCCGACGGACATGTCAGGCAAATCGAGCTTCATCGCGAGCGTGTCGTGCTGCGCCGTGCCGTGCACGGCATGCAGATGGCCATCAACGTGCGCGTCAGCGACTTCACCGGCGTCGCGCTGCGCGGCAATGACGAGGGGCAAGCCCTCGTGCTCGTGCATCGCGATCCCTCGCTCTCCGTTCCGCTGCTGGTCGGCGCCGATGGCAACGAGCTCACGGAAGCCTGGGCGATCTGGAGCGAGATCTTCGCGCTGCCGCAGCTCGACGAAGGCGCACGCAAGCCCGCACCGCGCCGCCGCCGTGCCAACGCGATCCGCGCCCGCCGCCCGAAATTCCTGATGCGCCGGCGCACCGCGATGGCGCGCGAGCTTACAGTGCATCGCGAGCGCGAGATCATCGCGCGGAATTGA
- a CDS encoding 3'(2'),5'-bisphosphate nucleotidase CysQ has translation MADADAQSLDATILTRDAALLKATVRDAGALAQSMFRTELKKWTKGASSPVSEADIAVNDLLETRLRNATPDYGWLSEESADDAARLSRRLTWIVDPIDGTRNYLGGHDEWCVSVALVQDASPVLAAVFAPSSGEFFFAVRGQGTTLNDKPVRTSSGSELDFARVAGPKPLVERLKPSLGEIKLHRRIGSLALRLCRVAHGALDAAFAGGNSHDWDLAAADLIVQEADGRMSDLSGEPILYNRREVAHGVLVAAGRDRHAGIVAHFRSRPLA, from the coding sequence TTGGCGGACGCTGACGCGCAATCCCTGGACGCGACCATCCTGACGCGCGATGCAGCGCTGCTGAAGGCGACGGTACGGGACGCGGGCGCGTTGGCGCAGTCGATGTTCCGCACCGAGCTGAAAAAGTGGACCAAGGGCGCGTCCTCGCCGGTGTCTGAAGCCGACATCGCGGTCAACGATCTCCTCGAAACGCGCTTGCGCAATGCGACGCCCGACTATGGCTGGCTGTCCGAGGAAAGCGCCGACGACGCGGCGCGGCTGTCGCGGCGGCTGACCTGGATCGTCGATCCCATCGATGGCACGCGCAATTATCTCGGCGGCCACGACGAATGGTGCGTCAGTGTCGCGCTGGTCCAGGATGCCTCGCCGGTGCTGGCGGCGGTGTTCGCCCCGTCCAGTGGCGAGTTCTTCTTCGCGGTTCGCGGCCAGGGCACGACGCTCAACGACAAGCCGGTGCGGACGTCGTCGGGATCCGAGCTCGACTTCGCGCGCGTCGCCGGCCCGAAGCCGCTGGTCGAACGCCTGAAGCCCTCCCTCGGCGAGATCAAGCTGCATCGGCGAATCGGCTCGCTCGCGCTGCGTCTGTGCCGGGTCGCGCATGGCGCACTGGATGCGGCTTTTGCGGGGGGCAACAGCCATGATTGGGATCTTGCGGCGGCCGATTTGATCGTGCAGGAAGCGGATGGTAGGATGAGCGACCTCTCCGGAGAACCCATCCTCTATAACCGCCGGGAAGTGGCGCACGGGGTGCTGGTGGCAGCGGGGCGCGATCGTCATGCGGGCATTGTCGCGCATTTTCGAAGCCGCCCCTTGGCCTGA
- a CDS encoding lysophospholipid acyltransferase family protein — MKKLLRNTLRSSFVQRAVGVLAAEYLRFVWRTNKFKFDPPGVYDLVEPQIPAIFAFWHGQHFLTPFIKNKDWYRAKVLISRHRDGEFNAIAAERLGIGTIRGSGDHGGAFHRKGGVGAFKEMVRTLQDGCNVALTADVPKRSRVAGLGIIMLARESGRPIMPFAMATSRFIRLKNWDRTTINLPFGRGALVGIKEIHVPPDADAAAMEALRLELEETLNEATRRAYAQLGRPGPEDA; from the coding sequence TTGAAAAAACTGCTTCGCAATACGCTGCGAAGCAGCTTCGTTCAGCGTGCCGTCGGGGTCCTGGCGGCCGAATATCTGCGCTTTGTCTGGCGGACCAACAAATTCAAGTTCGATCCGCCCGGCGTCTATGACCTCGTCGAGCCGCAGATCCCGGCGATCTTCGCCTTTTGGCACGGCCAGCATTTCCTCACGCCCTTCATCAAGAACAAGGACTGGTACCGGGCCAAGGTGCTGATCTCCCGTCACCGCGACGGCGAGTTCAACGCGATCGCCGCCGAGCGCCTCGGCATCGGCACGATCAGGGGTTCCGGCGACCATGGCGGCGCGTTCCACCGCAAAGGTGGCGTGGGCGCCTTCAAGGAGATGGTGCGCACGCTCCAGGACGGTTGTAATGTCGCGCTGACCGCCGATGTCCCCAAGCGCTCGCGCGTGGCCGGGCTCGGCATCATCATGCTGGCACGGGAATCGGGGCGGCCGATCATGCCTTTTGCGATGGCGACCAGCCGCTTTATCCGGCTCAAGAACTGGGACCGCACCACCATCAATCTGCCATTCGGGCGGGGCGCATTGGTCGGCATCAAGGAGATCCACGTTCCGCCCGACGCCGACGCCGCCGCCATGGAAGCGCTGCGGCTGGAGCTGGAGGAGACCTTGAACGAGGCGACCCGCCGCGCCTATGCGCAACTCGGCCGCCCGGGACCGGAAGATGCCTAA
- a CDS encoding glycosyltransferase family 2 protein, with translation MTLGSDVSGMTTTAAGAAAKGLSIVVPIYNEAAGLAALHQRICELAKTLRQRYRLACEVVYVDDGSKDATLSIARSLPADALGVQVVSLSRNFGKEAALMAGLDHARLGAVMFMDGDGQHPPALVEQLVRHWIDDGYDVVYTAKAHRDNEPFLRRVAVHGFYALINWGARQKIPEDAGDFRLLSPRAVAALRQLPERNRFFKGLASWIGFRQIRVDYEPAARAHGVTTFNAASLLGLSIEGLTSFSVAPLRFASLLGVILAGGAFLFGLSILWEVFTTGKQVPGYPSLVIGLMTIGGVQLIMIGIVGEYIGKILSELKARPIYFVAEHSEKHFETDNAEDASKRTAAE, from the coding sequence ATGACGCTGGGCTCTGACGTATCCGGCATGACGACCACAGCGGCCGGCGCCGCCGCGAAGGGGTTGTCGATTGTCGTCCCCATCTACAACGAGGCGGCGGGCCTTGCCGCTCTGCACCAACGGATCTGTGAGCTCGCGAAAACATTGCGCCAGCGCTATCGGCTGGCTTGCGAGGTCGTCTATGTCGATGACGGCAGCAAGGATGCGACGCTGTCGATCGCCCGCAGCCTTCCGGCCGACGCGCTCGGCGTCCAGGTGGTCTCGCTCTCGCGCAATTTCGGCAAGGAGGCGGCGCTGATGGCCGGCCTCGACCATGCCCGGCTCGGCGCCGTCATGTTCATGGACGGTGACGGCCAGCATCCGCCGGCTCTGGTCGAGCAGCTGGTGCGGCACTGGATCGATGATGGCTACGACGTCGTCTACACCGCCAAGGCGCATCGCGACAACGAGCCCTTCCTGCGCCGCGTCGCCGTGCACGGCTTCTACGCGCTGATCAATTGGGGCGCGCGGCAGAAGATTCCGGAGGACGCCGGCGACTTCCGCCTGCTCTCGCCGCGCGCGGTCGCCGCCCTGCGGCAATTGCCGGAGCGCAACCGCTTCTTCAAGGGACTGGCAAGTTGGATCGGCTTCCGCCAGATCCGCGTCGACTACGAACCGGCAGCGCGCGCCCATGGCGTCACCACTTTCAACGCTGCCAGCCTGCTCGGCCTGTCGATCGAGGGCCTGACCTCGTTCTCGGTGGCACCGCTGCGCTTCGCCAGCCTGCTCGGCGTCATTCTCGCCGGAGGCGCCTTCCTGTTCGGCCTTTCGATCCTGTGGGAGGTGTTCACCACCGGCAAGCAGGTGCCCGGCTATCCCTCGCTCGTGATCGGCCTGATGACGATCGGCGGCGTGCAGCTCATCATGATCGGCATCGTCGGCGAATATATCGGCAAGATCCTGTCCGAGCTGAAGGCGCGCCCGATCTACTTCGTAGCCGAGCACAGCGAAAAGCACTTCGAGACCGACAACGCGGAGGACGCCTCGAAGAGGACGGCGGCCGAATGA
- the ubiA gene encoding 4-hydroxybenzoate octaprenyltransferase, with protein sequence MSDASARVADSAGNWVDTLAPPWARPYLRLSRFDRPIGSWLLLMPCWWSAALAAGIAHDVRGLPLTIVLFFIGAFVMRGAGCTWNDITDRDLDDKVERTRSRPLPSGQVTTKQALVFMIAQALIGLVVLLQFNRFAVLTGIASLLIVAIYPFMKRITWWPQIVLGLAFSWGALMGFAVTFGRIDVTALVLYAGAISWVIGYDTIYAHQDTEDDALIGIKSTARLFGAHTHQALILFYGLSVMLIGVALASGDARWPAWLGLIAFAVHLASQIVRLRIDDPELCLRLFKSNRDAGLLLFAGLLADAVMRAALLS encoded by the coding sequence ATGAGCGATGCATCCGCCCGCGTTGCCGATTCCGCCGGCAACTGGGTCGATACGCTCGCGCCGCCATGGGCGCGGCCTTATTTGCGTCTGTCCCGCTTCGACCGTCCGATCGGCTCCTGGCTGTTGCTCATGCCGTGCTGGTGGTCGGCGGCGCTGGCGGCCGGCATCGCGCATGACGTCCGCGGCCTGCCGCTCACCATCGTGCTGTTCTTCATCGGCGCCTTCGTGATGCGCGGGGCCGGCTGCACCTGGAACGACATCACCGACCGCGACCTCGACGACAAGGTCGAGCGCACCCGATCGCGGCCGCTGCCGTCAGGGCAGGTGACCACGAAGCAGGCGCTGGTCTTCATGATTGCGCAGGCGCTGATCGGCCTCGTGGTGCTGTTGCAGTTCAACCGCTTCGCGGTCCTGACCGGCATCGCCTCGCTTCTGATCGTCGCGATCTACCCCTTCATGAAGCGCATCACCTGGTGGCCGCAGATCGTGCTTGGCCTTGCCTTCTCCTGGGGCGCCTTGATGGGATTTGCCGTCACCTTCGGGCGCATCGACGTCACCGCGCTCGTGCTCTATGCCGGTGCGATCTCCTGGGTGATCGGCTATGATACGATCTACGCGCATCAGGATACCGAGGACGACGCGCTGATCGGCATCAAATCCACCGCACGCCTGTTCGGCGCGCACACGCACCAGGCGCTGATCCTGTTCTATGGCCTGTCGGTGATGCTGATCGGCGTCGCGCTGGCCTCCGGCGATGCGCGCTGGCCCGCCTGGCTCGGGCTGATCGCCTTCGCCGTGCATCTGGCATCGCAGATCGTGCGGCTCCGGATCGACGATCCCGAGCTGTGTCTGCGCCTGTTCAAGTCGAATAGGGATGCGGGCCTATTGTTGTTTGCGGGATTGCTGGCGGACGCGGTGATGCGAGCCGCGTTGCTCTCGTAG
- a CDS encoding TldD/PmbA family protein, protein MNSSPSSTTTAHRDLFDQSALSDLAQRLVEAAKRAGADAADAVAVRGVSQGVEVRDGRVEESERSEGDDVGLRVLVGQRQAVVSTNDVSGDAVTKLAERAVAMARVAPDDKYVGLADPALLARDFPDLDLLDPEVPTTAELERRALAAEAAALAVKGVTKSGGASASAGIGGMVLVTSTGFHGSYLRSSQGISATAISGEGTGMERDYDFTSAPHGADLLSPDVVGRSAGERTVARYNPRKVETCKVPVVFDPRVAGSLVGHVVGAINGASIARKTSFLKDKLGQQLFAKNIRIIDDPLRKRGLRSQTFDAEGVAVKRIALVDEGVLTTWLLDCATARELGLTTTGHAHRGVSSSPSPGPYNLHLEPGTPSPAELISDIKQGFYVTDLIGSGVNGVTGDYSRGASGFWIEKGEITYPVSEVTIAGHLFEIFKSMQPANNLEFRYGINAPTVRIEGLTLGGR, encoded by the coding sequence GTGAACTCTTCACCAAGCTCTACGACCACAGCCCATCGCGACCTGTTCGATCAGTCCGCGCTCTCCGATCTCGCGCAGCGACTGGTCGAGGCGGCCAAGCGCGCCGGTGCGGATGCGGCCGATGCGGTCGCAGTGCGCGGCGTCTCGCAAGGTGTCGAGGTGCGCGACGGCCGCGTCGAGGAATCCGAGCGCTCCGAAGGCGACGATGTCGGCTTGCGCGTGCTGGTCGGCCAGCGCCAGGCGGTGGTCTCGACCAACGACGTCAGCGGTGACGCCGTCACCAAGCTCGCCGAACGCGCGGTGGCGATGGCGCGTGTCGCGCCCGACGACAAATATGTCGGCCTCGCCGATCCTGCGCTGCTCGCGCGCGACTTCCCCGATCTCGACCTGCTCGATCCCGAGGTGCCGACGACCGCCGAGCTCGAGCGCCGCGCGCTCGCGGCGGAAGCTGCCGCGCTCGCAGTGAAGGGCGTCACCAAGTCCGGCGGCGCCTCCGCCTCCGCCGGCATCGGCGGCATGGTGCTCGTCACCTCGACCGGCTTCCACGGCTCTTATCTGCGCTCCAGCCAGGGCATCTCGGCCACCGCCATCTCGGGCGAAGGCACCGGCATGGAGCGCGACTACGACTTCACCTCGGCGCCGCACGGCGCCGATCTGTTGTCGCCCGATGTCGTCGGCCGTTCCGCCGGCGAGCGCACCGTGGCGCGTTACAATCCGCGCAAGGTCGAGACCTGCAAGGTACCCGTCGTGTTCGATCCGCGTGTCGCCGGCTCGCTGGTCGGCCATGTCGTCGGCGCCATCAACGGCGCCTCGATCGCGCGCAAGACCAGCTTCCTGAAGGACAAGCTCGGCCAGCAGCTGTTTGCGAAGAACATCCGCATCATCGACGATCCCCTGCGCAAGCGCGGCCTGCGCTCGCAGACCTTCGACGCCGAAGGCGTTGCGGTGAAGAGGATCGCGCTGGTGGATGAGGGCGTGCTGACGACGTGGCTGCTCGATTGCGCCACCGCGCGCGAGCTTGGCCTCACCACCACCGGCCACGCCCATCGCGGCGTCTCGTCTTCGCCCTCGCCCGGGCCGTACAATCTGCATCTCGAGCCCGGCACGCCGAGCCCGGCTGAGCTGATCTCCGACATCAAGCAGGGCTTCTACGTCACCGATTTGATCGGCTCCGGCGTCAACGGCGTTACCGGCGATTACAGCCGCGGCGCCTCCGGCTTCTGGATCGAGAAGGGCGAGATCACCTATCCCGTCAGCGAGGTCACGATCGCCGGCCATCTGTTCGAGATCTTCAAGTCGATGCAGCCGGCGAACAATCTCGAGTTCCGCTACGGCATCAATGCGCCGACGGTGCGCATCGAGGGATTGACGCTTGGCGGACGCTGA
- a CDS encoding 16S rRNA (uracil(1498)-N(3))-methyltransferase, with product MPAHDFRAPRLFVDAPLAQDARVPLDRDQSNYLGNVLRLAAGAEVLAFNGRDGEWQAAIEGRKRPDGLVILQQTRAQDRLADLAYVFAPLKHARLDYTVQKAIEMGAARLQPVLTRFTQASRVNTERMRANVVEAAEQCGILSLATVAEPVALERFLSQRPGDRLLIFCDEAAEVEDPIQSLQGARAADQGIDVLIGPEGGFAEEERALLLRQPKILRLALGPRIMRADTAAVAALTLVQAVLGDWGGRMG from the coding sequence ATGCCTGCCCACGATTTCCGCGCCCCCCGCCTGTTCGTCGACGCCCCCCTCGCCCAGGACGCCCGGGTCCCGCTTGACCGCGACCAGAGCAATTATCTCGGTAATGTGCTGCGGCTGGCCGCCGGGGCCGAGGTCCTGGCCTTCAACGGCCGCGACGGCGAGTGGCAGGCGGCCATTGAGGGCCGCAAGCGCCCGGATGGCCTCGTCATCCTCCAGCAGACCCGGGCCCAGGACCGGCTTGCCGACCTCGCCTACGTCTTCGCCCCGCTCAAGCATGCCCGGCTCGACTACACGGTGCAGAAGGCCATCGAGATGGGCGCGGCAAGGCTTCAGCCGGTCCTGACCCGGTTCACCCAGGCTTCCCGGGTCAACACCGAGCGGATGCGCGCCAATGTCGTCGAGGCGGCCGAGCAATGCGGCATTCTGAGCCTTGCCACCGTCGCCGAGCCGGTGGCGCTGGAGCGCTTCCTCAGCCAGCGGCCGGGCGACCGCCTGCTGATCTTCTGCGACGAGGCGGCGGAGGTCGAAGATCCCATCCAGAGCCTGCAAGGTGCGCGCGCGGCCGACCAGGGTATTGACGTGCTGATCGGCCCCGAAGGCGGCTTCGCCGAGGAGGAGCGCGCGCTGCTGCTGCGGCAGCCGAAGATCCTGCGGCTGGCGCTGGGACCCCGGATCATGCGGGCCGATACCGCCGCCGTGGCGGCCTTGACGCTGGTGCAGGCAGTCCTCGGCGATTGGGGCGGCAGAATGGGTTAG
- the hisG gene encoding ATP phosphoribosyltransferase, with translation MSAPFVLAVPSKGRLQENTEAFFARAGLKLSKAGGARDYRGTIAGLDNVEIAYLSASEIASQLSRGFAHLGVTGEDLVRETIADADKRVSLIEGLGFGYADVVVAVPQAWIDVRTMADLDDVTTGFREQHHMRMRVATKFINLTRAFFQSHGITDYRIVESAGATEGAPAAGSAELIVDITTTGATLAANGLRVLDDGVILRSQANLVASKDADWSPQARETARIILDHIAARARANKYREVRTRFRQCDAALLGEAHSRFGVEAPFGGPTSSGMLTLHCPPGQLYALASFLREHGAETVSVVSLDYVFDRENPLFAKLEAFLRR, from the coding sequence ATGAGCGCGCCATTCGTTCTGGCCGTTCCCTCCAAGGGCCGCCTTCAGGAAAATACCGAAGCGTTCTTCGCCCGCGCCGGGCTCAAGCTGTCCAAGGCCGGCGGAGCCCGCGACTATCGCGGCACGATCGCCGGCCTCGACAATGTCGAGATCGCCTATCTCTCCGCGAGCGAGATCGCCTCGCAATTGTCGCGCGGCTTTGCGCATCTCGGCGTCACCGGCGAAGACCTGGTGCGCGAAACCATCGCCGATGCCGACAAACGGGTATCCCTGATCGAAGGGCTCGGCTTCGGCTATGCCGACGTCGTCGTCGCGGTGCCGCAGGCGTGGATCGACGTCCGCACCATGGCCGACCTCGACGACGTCACCACCGGCTTCCGCGAGCAGCATCACATGCGGATGCGGGTCGCGACCAAGTTCATCAACCTCACCCGCGCCTTCTTCCAGAGCCACGGCATCACCGATTACCGCATCGTCGAAAGTGCTGGCGCGACCGAAGGGGCGCCTGCGGCCGGTAGCGCCGAGCTGATCGTCGACATCACCACGACCGGCGCCACGCTCGCCGCCAATGGCTTGCGGGTGCTCGACGACGGCGTGATCCTGCGCAGCCAGGCCAATCTGGTCGCCTCGAAAGACGCCGACTGGTCGCCGCAGGCGCGGGAGACCGCGCGCATCATCCTCGATCACATCGCCGCGCGGGCGCGAGCCAACAAATATCGCGAGGTCCGCACCCGTTTCCGGCAGTGCGACGCCGCCCTGCTCGGCGAAGCCCATAGCCGGTTCGGCGTCGAGGCCCCGTTCGGCGGACCGACCTCGTCAGGCATGTTGACGCTGCACTGCCCGCCGGGGCAGCTCTACGCGCTGGCGAGCTTCCTGCGCGAGCATGGCGCCGAGACCGTTTCGGTGGTGTCGCTCGACTACGTGTTCGACCGGGAGAATCCGCTGTTCGCCAAGCTCGAGGCGTTCCTGCGGCGGTGA
- a CDS encoding DUF4170 domain-containing protein, with translation MPDSAPQQLLHLVIGGELVDLEHNTFKNLDEVDIVGLYPNYATAHAAWRAKAQSTVDNAQMRYFIVHLHRLLDPNQEPAR, from the coding sequence ATGCCAGATAGTGCCCCGCAACAATTGCTTCACCTCGTCATCGGTGGCGAGCTCGTCGACCTCGAGCACAATACCTTCAAAAATCTCGACGAGGTCGACATTGTCGGCCTCTATCCGAATTATGCCACCGCACATGCGGCCTGGCGCGCCAAGGCGCAGAGCACGGTCGACAATGCGCAGATGCGCTATTTCATCGTCCATCTGCACCGGCTGCTCGACCCCAATCAAGAACCGGCGCGTTGA